A genomic region of Cannabis sativa cultivar Pink pepper isolate KNU-18-1 chromosome 1, ASM2916894v1, whole genome shotgun sequence contains the following coding sequences:
- the LOC133034147 gene encoding uncharacterized protein LOC133034147 produces MASCSFTKACVERGLGLVFNNGEEDFGAWFEDFCNSHLTENIEKLAMILWSVWGARNDLVWNDKAISVERVVSSAITYLDLWKFAQNINGGALSSSSQPRAGVEHWIKPSLGELKVNCDAALFSGERSHGLGWIARDHAGLCVAAAAVKHRGDIDPVVAEALSMKEALSWIKGPFGTAFGKAKSCFSKKL; encoded by the coding sequence ATGGCCAGCTGCTCTTTTACCAAAGCTTGTGTGGAGCGCGGTTTGGGTCTGGTTTTTAATAATGGGGAGGAGGATTTTGGTGCCTGGTTTGAAGATTTCTGTAATTCTCATTTGACTGAGAATATTGAGAAGTTGGCAATGATTCTTTGGAGTGTTTGGGGGGCCCGTAATGATTTAGTCTGGAATGATAAGGCTATTTCTGTGGAAAGGGTTGTTTCATCTGCAATTACTTACCTTGATCTTTGGAAATTTGCTCAAAATATCAATGGAGGAGCTTTGTCTTCTTCTAGTCAGCCTCGTGCTGGTGTTGAGCACTGGATTAAACCATCTTTGGGAGAGTTGAAGGTTAATTGTGATGCTGCTCTGTTTTCTGGAGAAAGGAGTCATGGATTGGGTTGGATTGCCAGGGATCATGCTGGGCTGTGTGTTGCTGCGGCAGCTGTCAAACACCGAGGAGATATTGATCCTGTTGTTGCTGAGGCGCTGTCCATGAAGGAGGCTTTGAGTTGGATTAAGGGCCCGTTTGGCACAGCTTTTGGAAAAGCTAAAAGCTGCTTTTCAAAAAAGCTGTGA
- the LOC115707670 gene encoding uncharacterized protein LOC115707670 — MRFRKGSKVEVLSKKEMPSGSWQCAEIISGNGHNYNVRYDGLGSNTVVERVSRKDIRPCPPSLDVSDDFLCGDVVEFFHNFSWKMATILKVLGTKYVLLRLVGSSQEYKATKLDIRVRQSWQDDQWIVIGKGSRNYDNGKDNENLTLEKNQNSSFQNQKTNIRISSRIIGHQIPVMKKRKFQEPQFSSSKTPKRGFSYCNSQADVHARTSQKCRVVDNGGICHRVFAKNHSVLAEQADAALPRDMQGEKELASFNIRRTCLPEVSLEKKQSGNVGYSVAVNRESDDTNSIASSVGSCSISSNNYYSSPGRVTASPVVDLNYNNAESLCHSRYEDGYCLLPRNNELADEIHRLELHAYRCTIEVLHASGPLSWEQEELMTNLRLSLHISNDEHLLEIRNLVSADTSVQLR, encoded by the exons ATGAGATTTAGAAAAGGAAGCAAAGTTGAGGTGCTGAGTAAGAAAGAAATGCCTTCAGGCTCCTGGCAATGTGCTGAGATAATAAGTGGTAATGGTCACAACTACAATGTTAGATATGATGGACTAGGGAGTAACACTGTTGTGGAGAGGGTATCTAGAAAGGACATTAGGCCTTGCCCACCGTCGTTGGATGTTTCAGATGATTTTCTTTGCGGTGATGTTGTGGagttttttcacaatttttctTGGAAAATGGCAacaattttaaaagttttagGAACAAAGTATGTTTTGCTCAGGCTTGTTGGATCTTCTCAAGAATATAAAGCTACTAAATTGGACATCCGAGTCAGACAGTCTTGGCAAGATGATCAGTGGATTGTGATTGGAAAG GGTTCTAGAAATTATGATAATGGGAAAGATAATGAAAATTTAACTttagagaaaaatcaaaattcaaGCTTCCAAAATCAGAAGACAAACATAAGGATAAGTTCACGAATAATTGGTCACCAAATTCCAGTTATGAAAAAACGAAAATTTCAGGAACCCCAATTTTCCTCATCAAAAACACCGAAAAGAGGATTCTCTTACTGCAATTCTCAAGCTGATGTGCACGCGAGAACATCTCAGAAATGTAGAGTTGTTGACAATGGGGGAATATGTCACCGAGTGTTTGCTAAGAATCATTCTGTATTAGCTGAACAGGCAGATGCTGCTTTACCAAGAGATATGCAAGGCGAAAAAGAATTAGCTTCATTTAACATCAGAAGAACCTGTCTTCCTGAAGTGAGCTTGGAGAAAAAGCAAAGTGGTAATGTTGGATATTCAGTCGCAGTAAATAGAGAATCAGATGACACTAACAGTATTGCAAGTTCAGTCGGTAGTTGTAGCATCAGTAgcaataattattattcatcaCCTGGTCGCGTTACTGCAAGTCCTGTAGTGGACCTGAATTATAACAATGCTGAATCTTTATGTCATTCGAGATATGAAGATGGATACTGTCTCCTTCCAAGAAATAATGAATTGGCTGATGAGATCCATAGGTTAGAGTTGCATGCTTACCGTTGTACTATAGAAGTATTGCATGCATCAGGACCTTTAAGTTGGGAACAAGAAGAATTGATGACTAATCTCCGACTTTCACTCCATATATCAAATGATGAACATTTGCTGGAAATCAGAAACTTGGTTTCGGCAGATACCAGCGTACAACTTAGATGA